The sequence TGAAGGTATAGGAGTGTCCGTTGTACAGGTTCGCCACCGTGCAGGAGGTCGCTGTGGACTGTTGCGCCGACGTGCAGCTCGGGGCCACGCCCTGGTTTCCGGTGACGTCTTGGGAGGTGATGTCGTAGCCGCTGATCAGGGATCCGCCATCGGTCGCGGGCGCGGTCCAGGAAAGTTGCACCTGGCCGTTCCCCGCTGTCGCGGTGAGCCCGGTCGGTGCGGAGGGCACGGTGAACGGGGTGACCGAGTTGGATGGTGCCGAGGACCCTGATGTTCCGACGGCGTTGGTTGCCGTGACAGTGAAGGTGACTGGGGCCTGTGGAGTGAGGCCCGTGACCCAGCACGACAGGCTGTGTCGGGTGTACAGGTCGAGGTACCCGAGTCTCATGTCGAGGGTCGGGGAGCACGTGTGTCCCGCACCGTCCGAGACGACGTAATTGGTGACCGGGATGCCGCCGGTGTCCAGTGATGGCGCAAAGGTGACATCTGCGGATGCGGCCCCGGCTGAAGCGGTGACGTTGGTGGGAGCCGACGGGGCGGTCGCCGAGGTCGGCGTGAGTGCGAGCACGTAGCCGCCCGCCTGGTTGCGGACAGTGTTCGCGATGTATACGGTCCCTTGTGGGCTGACAGCGATCGCGGCTGGCGTGAGGCCTGTCTGCTGGGCCCAGCCGAGCGTGGCGGCTTCGTACCAATAGCTGTTGCGGTCGCCTTCTCCGTCTCCGTCTCCACCGATGATGGACAAGGTGCCGTCGGGGGTGACCTTGATGACGTAGGTGTAGTCGATGAAGTACATGTTGCCAGCGGCGTCACCCGCCATACCCAGAGCCGAGAGATCAGAATCGATCGCTGGCCCCGGGACCAACGACGTCTGGTTGGTGCCGCCCGCGAGTACTGTCGCCGAGCCATTCGGAGTGATCTTGTAAACCCCGGTCGCCCCATCCGTGGCGTAGACGTTGCCGCTCGCGTCGACCCCGATCGGCCCCTGGCTCACTCCGATCGACGTGGCTGGCGCCGGCCAAGAGCTTGGGGTTGAGGTACCGCCGCCGGCGAACAGCGATAGCGTCCCGTCTAGCCCAACCCTGTAGATATTGCCTGACTCAATGTAGAGGTCACCGGCGGGGTCGGCTGCGATTGCAGTCGGTGACATCGGGCTCGACACGGCCGGGCCTGCCACCGGCGTGCCATTCTGGCCGTTGCCCGCGATGATGCTCAGGACCCCACCGGGGGTGATCTTGACCACGGACCCCGTCTGTGCGAGGTACAGGTTGTTGGCCGAGTCAACCGCCATCGCTCCGCTTGCGCGCAGGGGGCTCGATAGTGCTGGCCCAGGAATGGGCGCTCCTGTAGTGCCGTTGCCAGCGAACATGCTCAGTGTTCCGGAACCGTCCACTTTGGCGATACCTGTGCCGGTGGAGACGTAGAGGTTTCCCTGCGAATCAGCCGCTACCGCCTCGGGCGTCATCGGACTCATCGTCGCTGGCCCCAGGGTGAGAACTCCCTGGCTGTCACCGGCGAGCAGAGAGAGGGTGCCGCTCGGCGTGACCGACTCTAGGTAGCCGCTGGGCGAGGTCCAACCCGGAGCGTGCACGCCGGAGTCGCTGATAACGAGGTTGCCAGCTGAGTCGAAAGCGACATCCTGCGACAGCATCGGACTCGAGGTTGCAGGGCCGGGTTTCGGAGGATAGGTGGTCTGGCCGGGTGTATATCCAGGTCCGGCATATCCAGCGAAGGTCGAGACCGTCCCATCCGCGATCCGATAGACCCGGTCGCCGCTCGCCAAATACAGGGCGCCTGATGAAGAAACCGCAACGCTGCTGGCCTTCATCTCGAACGGCACGGCAGGCATCGGCCCCATCCCGCCGTGCATGCTCGGGTCCGGACCTGCGGCGATCGAGAGCGTGCCGCCCGAGATCTCCTCGACGTACGCACCACCAGCCAAGTAGATGTTTCCACTCTGGTCGAGCGCGATCGAACCAGTCTCAACGGGGCTGTTCATCGCGGGCCCCGGAACAGGGTCGCCGTTGGCGGCGTTGCCAGCAACGTAGGACAGATGCCCGTCGGAGGAGATCTCGACCACGTAACCCCGGTCATCTGTGAGGTACAGATTGCCCGTCCGATCGATCGCGATCGCCCGCGGGTAAATCGTGCTATCGAGCGCCGGCCCAACCGTGGGCCACCATTGTCCGTTGGGGTGGCCAACGCCGGCAATGATCGAAAGCACCCCAGACGGGTTCACCTTCTCGACGTAACCGAGCGCATCGGCGATGTAGACATTCCCCACGCCATCGACTGCGACGCCAACCGGGGACATGGCACTCGCAATAGCCAGCCCTGGTTGAGGAGTTTGGTGGGGTATCGCCGGATTAAAAGCGCCAGCCCCGGCGATGATTGAGATCATCCCGTTCGGGGTCAACTTTTCGACGTCGCCTGCGTCGACAAAGTAGATGTTTCCAGCAGAGTCGCTGGTGGTGGGGCCCGGATAGATCTGACTGGCCATCGCAGCCCCGTTCGAAGCCACACCCATGCGGCCAGCGGCAAGCGCCACTCGGTAAGCACTTGGCGATGGCGTCGATGCTCTTGCCCGACTGATCGGCACAGTGAAGGCGACAGCGATGAGCGCTGCGACCGTCAAGAGTCGTCCACCGCTGCTCCGCATGCTGAACCTCCCGAGAATTAGACGGATCGTACGACTACGCATGACGCGCTTCGGTCGCGCCGTGCGCTCAGTGCCTGCGCTGCCGACCACCACGATCGGGCCGGCGCGTGGGTTCACTCGTCGTCGCAACTGCAATCGTCGACTCGCGGCACACGCGCCTACCACAGAGAGTCTGGCGACGTACCCACAGAGCGCACATCGGTACTGACACGCAAACGACTACCTAACTCACAGAAGGCCTGCTGGCGCGTCCAAGAAGTCGTATGAGCCTTACCGCTGTCTCAATACGAATTGGGCGACCAAATCGCACCCATCTGCCGCAGCCGGTGGACCTTCGATTGACCGCTGAGGAGTCAGCCGCGAGGTGTCCAACGCGAGCGTGCCGGGACGACCGGACTAAGCAGCGACCCGAAATCGGTCGTTCTGCTGCTTGATGCACAACAGAACCTCCATCGATCCGTCCATTCGGGCGGCAACGCGAATCGTCTCTCCCGCGACCGTGACAAAACGAGCGACGCCGAGTCGATTGAAGTCGCCACGGGCGACTGCATACTCAGCGAGATCTTCGACCCGAACTTCCCGACAACGCCGTTTCCCGACGAACGAGACCGAGCCCTCGTTGATCGAGACACTCGTCACCACGTTCCGCATCTGAAGCCAGGACGCAACGCCGATCATCGTCCACGCAGTACCCAGAATCAGAAGCGGAATCGAACTGCTGCTGTGCACCGCTGCTGCGATGGCAAGCATCAGACAACCGCCCCCGAGAGCAACGCTTCGCCCCACCGCGATGTACCGGAGCCACCACCTCGACGCCCGCGCACTCACCACACGCACAAGTATGCGCGCCCAAACACAGCCGTCCCCGGATGGTCATCTGTCTGGCGGACAGCCCAAGCCTTACGGAGGAGGTCGGCCCGACGATCCAACGTGTCGCACCCTGTTCTGCCGCAACCCCGGGCAGCGAGGTGACCCGCTAGCACCGGCCACGCGTATTGATGACGAACTCTCCGACCTGCAGTGCCAGCGCAGGAGGGGTGGAGGGAGAGTCGTCCGACCACATGAACGTGACCGGCTTCCCGGCCTCCAACTCGCTGAACGCTTGATGCCACGGAGCGGTCGAAAGGCTTCCCACCGCTGTCGCGCCGAGTAGGTGAACGCGGAGCACGTTGCCCTGCTCGGTGTACGTGCCAGTCCAATCGTTCACGCCATCGTTCCCCGAAACGTGGCCTCTGGTGTCGAACGTGATCCAGGAGCCGGGTGGTGCCGGGCGGGGATCCGGCGCTGGAGACTGATCCGCACCGGTTCCCACGCACGGAATCAGAAACCGCCCGTGGAGCCCGAGGCCGACGCCAATGCCTGTCATCGCTGGGCGGGCAGGCGGCGGCGTGGCCGGACGCGGGATCGCCTCACGCAGGCTCCCGCAGGCGACAAGTGCGATGGTCGCAAGGAGCAACGCAGCGGCAGAGGCAAGGCGTTGAGTCATGAGGCTGTCATCCCGACGAGATTGGTCACATGAGTGTGACGCTCTACCTCGTCCTACGGGTTCCCAGCCTCGCTAGAAGCCCCGCACCACCCGTCCGGATTTGCCGCGATCACCGCCAGAGTGTCACCACCGGCTCAGGCGTCGATCAGCAGATCCGTCTTGGCCGTCGAGCAGCAGGGCAGGAACTTGCCAGCGGCGATCTCGCGCGCGCGGATGCCGCCCTGGTGGTTCATCTCGACCTCGCCGGACAGTTTGAGTGACTTGCAGGAGCCGCACATGCCTTCCTGGCAGTTCGCGCTGATGCGTACGCCGTTGCGCTGGGCCACGCCGAGGATCGCTTCGTCCGGGTCGATTCGCACGTTGAGTTTGCTGCGTACGAACGACAGCGTGAGGCTGCCGGTCCCGACTGTGGCGAAGTCGCTGGGATCGACCGATACGGCAGGCGCGGCGTCCGGTTCGGTCTCAAGTTGATCGACGTCAGCAGCGCCGAGGTCTGTCTCAAATGTCGACGTCGGACCGTACAGATCGGCCGCGTCCGTCGCCGGGCCGTCGGCCGCGATCTGGCTCGCGTACGCAATCTCCTCGTCGTACTCCAGAAGGGTCTGCCGGTCGCCGGTGAAGTACTCCATGTTGAACGAGGTGTCGTCCACCCCGACGTCGCGCACCAACCGCTGCACCGCCTCGAGGTATCCGGCGGGGCCGCAGGCGTACACCTGTCGGCCATTCGCGTCGGGTGCGACCTCGTTGAGCATCTGGGTGCTCGGCCGGCCGGCGAGCCATGCCCACGTGTCCGGGACATTGCGATCGCCCAAGGACCAGAAGACCTTGATCCGGGAGTCGGCGGCGGCCAACTGCTCGAGTTCCTGGGCGAAGGTGAACGTGCCCGCCTGCGCTGCGTGATAGAGCAGGACGACATCGACCCGACCAGGCAGGTCGTGGATCGTCCGGATCATCGACATCAGCGGCGTGATGCCGGACCCGGCTGCGAGGAGCAGATAGCGCGCGCGGCGATCGCTGTCGGGCAGATGGAAGGCGCCCACGGGCCCGAGCATCTCGAGCAGCATGCCGGGCACGAGATGGTCGTGAGCCCATCGCGAGACCTGGCCCTCGGGGTCACGCTTGACGCTGATGGAGAACGTCCACGGGCGGGTCGGGGGACTGGAGATCGAGTAGCTGCGGTCCACCGGTTCGGCATCGGGGCCGTCGACCGGGAACGCGATGTTCAGATACTGGCCGGCGCGGAACGACAGCGGCGCCCCGTCGGTCCGGCGGAACACGAAGGTCTTCATGTCGCCGACCTCGGGGATCACCTCGACGCACTCGGCAGTGAACTCCTGCGGCCGCCCGGGGGCAAGCACTCGTGTGAGCTCCGTGGAGGAACTCCCGAGCGCCCGGTTCCACGGCATCTCCAGCCCACGGATCCGCTCCGGCTTCGCAGGTGCGTACGGCGACGTGCTGAGCGTCATGCCGCGGGCACTACGCCGAGGTGCTCACGCATCCGCTGCGTGTACCAGTTGATGAAGGCCTCCACCTGATACTCGCTCTTCATGTACGGGCCCTGTTCATAGACCGGGCTCTCTGCGCCCAACTGGCACAGCTCGACGAAGGCCTTGTCCTGGAGGTTGGTCTGCTTCCAGACATTGGTGAGTTCATCGATGTCGTAGTCCGTGCCCTCGACGGCGTCATCGGCGACGAGCCACGTCGTGCGCACCATCGTGCGCCCCTCGTCGAGCGGGTAGACCGCGAAGGTGACGATGTGGTCGGACAGGAAGTGGAACCACGAGTTCGGCTGGAGGTGCAGGGAGCATCGGCCGAGTCGGAAGTCCCGAAGGTCGCCCAGGAGCTTCTTGGACAGTCGACGGCCGGTCTCGGAGAAGGACTCACCGGCGCCGTCGAGCGATTCCCGTGAGATCCGGAAACCTGCGATGCGGGTGTCGAGCTCTTCG comes from Nocardioides baekrokdamisoli and encodes:
- a CDS encoding fibronectin type III domain-containing protein; amino-acid sequence: MPISRARASTPSPSAYRVALAAGRMGVASNGAAMASQIYPGPTTSDSAGNIYFVDAGDVEKLTPNGMISIIAGAGAFNPAIPHQTPQPGLAIASAMSPVGVAVDGVGNVYIADALGYVEKVNPSGVLSIIAGVGHPNGQWWPTVGPALDSTIYPRAIAIDRTGNLYLTDDRGYVVEISSDGHLSYVAGNAANGDPVPGPAMNSPVETGSIALDQSGNIYLAGGAYVEEISGGTLSIAAGPDPSMHGGMGPMPAVPFEMKASSVAVSSSGALYLASGDRVYRIADGTVSTFAGYAGPGYTPGQTTYPPKPGPATSSPMLSQDVAFDSAGNLVISDSGVHAPGWTSPSGYLESVTPSGTLSLLAGDSQGVLTLGPATMSPMTPEAVAADSQGNLYVSTGTGIAKVDGSGTLSMFAGNGTTGAPIPGPALSSPLRASGAMAVDSANNLYLAQTGSVVKITPGGVLSIIAGNGQNGTPVAGPAVSSPMSPTAIAADPAGDLYIESGNIYRVGLDGTLSLFAGGGTSTPSSWPAPATSIGVSQGPIGVDASGNVYATDGATGVYKITPNGSATVLAGGTNQTSLVPGPAIDSDLSALGMAGDAAGNMYFIDYTYVIKVTPDGTLSIIGGDGDGEGDRNSYWYEAATLGWAQQTGLTPAAIAVSPQGTVYIANTVRNQAGGYVLALTPTSATAPSAPTNVTASAGAASADVTFAPSLDTGGIPVTNYVVSDGAGHTCSPTLDMRLGYLDLYTRHSLSCWVTGLTPQAPVTFTVTATNAVGTSGSSAPSNSVTPFTVPSAPTGLTATAGNGQVQLSWTAPATDGGSLISGYDITSQDVTGNQGVAPSCTSAQQSTATSCTVANLYNGHSYTFTVAARNWAGPGSATSISSTPAGPPDGPQNVTAVAGNRSAVVGWTAPANEGSTITHYTVTVSPGGATTTINGTVPQGQWMSATVGGLVNGATYSFTVTATNSVGTSVPSTRSGWVTPAAPSATTRVAISGAHPYASGARRYYPIRVYVKTSGTPSGYVYLYVSGTPGVTKTYKVPANSTTGVVVSIALTGKSGILSISASHSGSPGFAAAPPYSFNPRIIA
- a CDS encoding META domain-containing protein, with the translated sequence MTQRLASAAALLLATIALVACGSLREAIPRPATPPPARPAMTGIGVGLGLHGRFLIPCVGTGADQSPAPDPRPAPPGSWITFDTRGHVSGNDGVNDWTGTYTEQGNVLRVHLLGATAVGSLSTAPWHQAFSELEAGKPVTFMWSDDSPSTPPALALQVGEFVINTRGRC
- a CDS encoding flavin reductase family protein, with the protein product MTLSTSPYAPAKPERIRGLEMPWNRALGSSSTELTRVLAPGRPQEFTAECVEVIPEVGDMKTFVFRRTDGAPLSFRAGQYLNIAFPVDGPDAEPVDRSYSISSPPTRPWTFSISVKRDPEGQVSRWAHDHLVPGMLLEMLGPVGAFHLPDSDRRARYLLLAAGSGITPLMSMIRTIHDLPGRVDVVLLYHAAQAGTFTFAQELEQLAAADSRIKVFWSLGDRNVPDTWAWLAGRPSTQMLNEVAPDANGRQVYACGPAGYLEAVQRLVRDVGVDDTSFNMEYFTGDRQTLLEYDEEIAYASQIAADGPATDAADLYGPTSTFETDLGAADVDQLETEPDAAPAVSVDPSDFATVGTGSLTLSFVRSKLNVRIDPDEAILGVAQRNGVRISANCQEGMCGSCKSLKLSGEVEMNHQGGIRAREIAAGKFLPCCSTAKTDLLIDA